Below is a window of Ahaetulla prasina isolate Xishuangbanna chromosome 1, ASM2864084v1, whole genome shotgun sequence DNA.
CTAAttgaatgtgtgtttgtgtttgtgtgtgtgggatatgtatgtgtgtgtcaaaTACAGGGAGATTTTGTGTATTGTTGGCTGGACTGCCATCTTGTTCATGTTCTTTTTgttgttcttattttatttttatttgatttgatttgatttggttgTTGGTTATATTGTGACTCACTCAGCATTATCTGGACTGTCTGGGGAGGCTCCTAAATTAATCAAGTCAAGTCATGTCTGGGAAAGGCTCTTAAAATTAGTCAAACCAAGCCAAGCTAAACTTTAATAAACTAAACTACGGATtgatactggggggggggggagtaaacACCTCCAGCTTGCTAACAGGATCGTGTTAGAatttgataatgatgatgatagtagtagtagtagtagtagtagtagtagtaataataataataataataataataataataataataataataataataataataataataataataatagtaataatcgtAATAATCGATTAGACTGCTTTACCAGCTGTTCCTGACAGGCGCCCCAGTCCTCCCTGGCCTTCACCAGGCTCCGGTTAGCGACCGCCAGTTCGGCTCGCAGCCCATCTCGTTCGACCCTCGCCTTCTTCAGGTCGCTCCCCGTCTCTTCCACGCGCTTCTCCATGGAGCCCAGGCTAGCCCGCATCTGGGAAGTTTCGTTCTGCAACTCCACTTTGCATTCCTTCAGCTGGCTAACCGGATCCGAATACTGGTGCTGCAGGTACAAACTCAGGAAAACGACGCATAAGACGAGAGGGATGGTAAAGAGGACCGCGCAGCAAATCCTCAATTTCATGCCTGTGTAACAAGTCGCGTCCTTCTGGTCAGCCTGCAGTTTGGCGTTTGGGGACAGGGGCCCACAGACGTCCGGGATCTGTTTACCCATCGAGGAGAAATCGGCGGAAATCCCCAACAAAAACGCTTCGCCCGTCCGtcggtctctctccctctctctctctccccgcagTTTGGAGCCAGAGGAGACGCACCAAAGCGAAGGCGAAGGAGAAACGAAAGTGAGTGAAAATCAGATTCCGAGGCGAGGAGGGCGATTGGATGTCgcgggagggaaagaggggaagTGCGTGGGCGAGATGGCGACTGGTCTCCGTTGGAGATGGGCCACCTGGTGCTGCTGAGGTTTTCCCACCGCAATGCCCACTTTTCCCAGGTGAAGTGGCATACAACATAGTGCAAAAGGTTCCGGGGCACCACGATTGCACTTCAGAATTAATTCTGATTTCCAGGGGCCAACCCAAAAGTATTGAGCAGACCTATCTAACTTAGGATGGAAAGAGGGAAGGGCAAGTTAAAATGGCTTTTGGCTGGAAGGGTCTGGATCAAACTTATTCCAAActgatttttctccccaaaatcaAAATCACTACAAAAAAAGGACCAGGAGACACAATGTTCAAGGTATCAATGTAGACTGGAGAGGACACAATGATTTCTTTCGATCCTGAgccgatacaggtagtcctcaatttacggcacaattgagcccaacatttctgttgctgaaagagacatttgttaagtgagcattgccccattttatgacctttcttgccacagttgttaagtgaatcactgcagttgataagttagtaactgggtcgtgaagcaaatctggcttccccattgattttgcttgtgcgaaggtcacaaaaggggatcacatgaccccgggacactgcaacggtcataaatatgaactagttgccaagcgtctgaattttgatcacatgatcatggagatgctgcaaaggtcataactgtgaaaaatggtcataagtcacatttttctatTATCCAGATCCTTCAGTTGTCCTCCAGTCCTATATCCttgccttcattttttttctttcagcaagAAATAGagaagtttgtttttgttttgttgaaaTGCATGTTGCAAGTTTCAGCCCAGTGTTTCCGCTGGTCACAGTCCTCTTGAATTGTGATAATGTCCCCTTCAAATTTGCTAAGCCTGTTTCTAGCTCTCATCCACTCATGTATAAAAATGTCAAACAGCCTGGAAGAGAGTCCAGTGGTAGGGCCCTTGGTACTTCCTTCT
It encodes the following:
- the LOC131188212 gene encoding uncharacterized protein LOC131188212, whose amino-acid sequence is MGKQIPDVCGPLSPNAKLQADQKDATCYTGMKLRICCAVLFTIPLVLCVVFLSLYLQHQYSDPVSQLKECKVELQNETSQMRASLGSMEKRVEETGSDLKKARVERDGLRAELAVANRSLVKAREDWGACQEQLKSVEKNATSQVKEAVQREMDKTKIAEEEIKHLKEQLSNLQQMKEQQQKEIQHLEDQLTKHKSVERSKGGLLLGPSMVLLPLLLAALLF